Below is a genomic region from Miscanthus floridulus cultivar M001 chromosome 1, ASM1932011v1, whole genome shotgun sequence.
CTTATATATACTAGTTTATTATTGAATTGACAGCTTTGGTCCCTGTTTGTTTTCATTCTTAATTTGCGGTTTGGGTGTGAATTTGCACCGTCAGCAACAATTAGGCCATTTCACCATATTGTTGGAGACATGgatgaagccagaaaaaaatttagaaggggctgaacaaaagaatagaggcttttttatcttctcttaaccttagttcctcctacctaatacatatatatataaaattttaAAAGAAGACTTAGGGGGCTCCATGTACCCAGAATCGGTCGGgggctagccccaccgctggctccgtagCTGGTTGGAGATAGTTTCGAAGAGGCCATGGGGCACAGCCGCCACGGGTTCTTGCGCAAGGACTGCATGAACACACCACCTTGCTCATCCGGTTCCTCTCCTCCTTTGGTTGCTGATTGGTTCCCTGCATGCATACGCATGATGTTTGATCGATTGATATTATATCCAATAACTTTTCTCAAACTCACTCAGACTAAATCGTTAATTAGAGATCCATTTAAATAAATATCGTCCTCTATATTTTTTTTTCACCATTCAACATATTCTGCACACTTTAGAAAGCCAGCTTCGTTCTTAGCAATCCTTCGCTAGTGAGGCTACGTTTAAACGTAAAATTTAGAAAGCCAGCTTGTTCTTAGCAATTCCTCACTAGGGAGGGTACACTTAAATGTAAAAATTTTGTCCTCCTTAGCGCGCCTTAAGGCGTGTTATGTAAAACATTCTCCCACTTAATACAAAGAAGCACAAATTTTTTgcatatttgagaaaaaaaagacAGCTTCGTTCTTTAACTTTGGCAAGCGAGAAATTCAAAATATAGGATGCCAATATTTAAAGATCTAATTGAAAAGTTGTTGTAAGttttttttcaccaaaatatatatttctataaacaCATAAAGGTGTAAAGAGTTTCTTAAAGTTGTTCTTAGCAATCAGGCCAGGCCTACAATGGCGCATAAGATACCTCTCAGGCTGCTGAACGAATACAGAAACTTTGTTTGTTTCCTTGGAGCCTGGTCGTTGTGATGCATGCATGAGTACCTGGTAGGAGAAATTTCTATTGCTGCATGCCCAAACAACGTCAATACGTAGACATATTAGTCAGAGAGACAAGAAACCAAACAAGACACGTAGGCTCCTTTATATGAGCCAGGTCAGGAAAACACATAATAATAATTTTAGCCTCTTTGGTTGCCTGTTTAAGGCCACGGGATGTAACTTTCAGttatttgtttgcctagacaaAGATTCTTATCTTGAAGGATACAAGAGTTCTTTTAGGCTGGCTTATAAGAAACGAGTACAGTTCCGTTTTCCACAGGCCTGGCTCGCTGGATGCGCACGATTGCACATGAGGTACTCTCAACCTAGCTAACCGGGTATAGAAATTTTCTTTGTTTCCTTGGATCCTGGTCGCTGTGATGCACGTATGAGCGCTTGGCAGGAGAATTTCTATTGCTAGATGCTCTCTGCGGGTAACCAAACATCATGAACACCCAAACATATAAAATAATATCAACATTATGTGATTATGTCTTAAATATGTTTACTAtaaaatacattttataattaatctattgatgcttataaattattataaatgttaatattatttgTGTGAATTTGATTGAGCTTGAAATTATTTAACTTCTGTGAAGCGAAAATTGTGTTTTTAAAGGACCAAGGGAGTACTATTCTAGCAATAAATTATGTATGCACCATAAATTACagaaaatgctatacaacacacatgtgttttagcaaaaaaaaacacatggattttttagCACAAAAAAACACACGGCGAGCGCACGCGGCAGCGTAGCACCAGCAGTGCGCTCATCGACTGTCCTGAGCGACTTCTGCGCCTCGACTGCCTCCTTCGCGCATGGAGAATCGCGTCCGGCCAGGGGCCCCACGACGCGACGACCCATGACGAACGGGCAGACAATGAAACCATCCGCTCTGTAATTTATCCTTtcataaaaaaaattgttttatgtgatctgtgatcttgtgattatCTGAAAGTAGAagaaggctagaggtagaagaaggatggAGGCTGTTGAATTTTAATCTTATGGTGCAAAAAATTTATGTGTTGAAATTGCATAAAACATATGGTTGTGCATTAGACAGACTCGTTTAATAACCCAACAAGAACACGGGTTAATGAGCCGGTTATTTTGTTTTAAATATAATAATTGCCCTGTGAAAGTAGTGCTACTGTTCAAGAAATTTATCTAGGGACCGCGCCAGGCTGGGAACGATTGAAggaatctctacaactaaaaagacccGGATGTTATCGTCAGATTAGCAACTAATCGCTTCGCTCCGCTCGTAATCGCCCCGCCCGGGTCAGTTCCTCTTCCTCGCCTCGGTCAATTCCGCGCCCCCAGCCGCACGTTTCCTTCCAGCAACCGACGCACAAACCTCGGCTCCACGACCTCGCCCCGCGACGCTGACCCCAGCACACGGCCTCCTCCTCCCCGCTGCCCCAGCTGCCCCCGACGCCGACGACGTCGGCCGCGACGCTGACAACCCCGGCACCCGGACTCCTCCTCGTCGCCCCAGCCGCCCCCGCCGACCCGGCACCCGGCCTCCTCCTCTCCGCTGAGACTGCCCCCACCGCCCCCCCGCCCCCCGCGGACCGCGACGCTGACCCCGACACCCGCCCTAGCCCGTCGCACAGCAGTAAGTCCTCCGCATTGTTTGAGCACCTATTTTCTGAAATCGCTACTCTGGTTCATCAGTCCTCCGCTTAGAAATAGTTTTGCTTGTGAGCTTAGCTTTGCCATCGCATTCAGGGGTTCTCCAAAGCAAAGCACGATGAAAAAGCGGACATCAATGACCTGCACTTTGACATGACATGCTGCTGATACTGAAGGTTTATATTCGGAATTCCCATTCtcatttgtgtagtagtaggcagtaaGATCTGTGGTACCACAATGTGATTTGTCTCCTTTCCAGCCTCAATTGTGTAGGCGCTAAGATCTGACGTTAATGTTAAGAGTTCAAATTTGTGGGGAAGCAGACAGCTCGATTTCACCTCAATTTGGGCGTTGGTCTGATTGACACACTACTACTTCAAGCCCTCCAAATCTAATACTTCTCGTGCTGCTTGTGTGTATCCATTCCAGTTGATAAACTTAATATGCTATAGGACAGTTATGTGTATCTGCACCTATGCTATAATTAAACAATCCTGTGATTTATTCAAACCTCGTGCTTCAACTGAACACATAAAGCACCTGATGAGGGTAGAAGTTGCTTCCTGAAGCTTTGGTCAAAGTGCTTCAAGAGGACTTTTAGGTTTTGCTATCCTAGAGAAACAGCAACTAATTCCCATCGTCTGAAAATTTTTTCAGTTCCATGACAGAAGATTCTGAGCTGTAAACATGGATGTTTGGTGACTTGTCGATTTATTGATCATGATGCCATGAATTTGCTTGAACATGTCTCCTATTTCTTGAATCAGTTCCTGGCTTCATGGTTGCTTGAAAATGCCTCATACACTTgtcttatcttttttttttctaaaaacagAATGGCATTTGCTTGGTAGTTGTCAATGTTTTGATCAGCTACCCTGATGCCATAATGAAATGATTCTAAAAAATATTAATGGTTATAAAACAAAATTGTAATCATGTTCATATTAGTTATGCTTTCTATGTGTTGCAGGTTTATGTTAAGAGTACATTTTTTTACTCACACTCCACCTGCGAGCCTCAAGTAAGCCCTTGATTGACCAGCTATTTCTGCTGTTTATTGCCTTTTCCATACAGTCATGGTACTATGGTTCACTAATGATGTACAGTCACAGTGTCGGATAAATGAATAAAATTTTTAAATTTCATGATCCAGCTATTTCAGTGTGGCTTACTTGAACTAGGCTTCATAAGTAGAACAAAGTGATATtgaaatatatatatgtatttggTGTAAAAAGTTTTTGTCGTCTCTGAGCTTCATGATACTTTGCCTGTGAATTAGCAGATGTACCCTGTATGTGAACTAGGCTTCAATTGTGAAATGTTTCGAATTTTCTGTCTTGCTTTTCCCAATTAACCATCCAGTCCAAGTTGCCAAATACCCTGTCCATTCATTATGTCAAGTTATCCCCAGATTGATTGATTGAGGATGGGTTGATTAGTAAGTAGTCCTGACAAAAAGATTGTTTctgatcatatttttctgaaaatTGATTATCACTGGACAAGGTGACTTCTCTGAAAATGTCACTGTGCAAGCTATGACTTGAACTTATTATTGTTATCTGATACAAAGATACTCCAATATTACTGCACCTGTATATAGAAAAGTTTTTGCATGTAAATTTGGTCATGGTAACCATATACAAAGATAATATGATGTGATTAAGTAACAAGGTGACTAAATAAATAGCACTTTGCAATTACTTCATCATGTTCAGCTTGTTCACATTGGGCAGGTTAGTGAATTGGCTTGTAGTTGCCGAAGAAAATTCCCTTCAGGGTCCCCTCAAGGAGCTTCATTGGTTCAGCACAGCAACAATCTAGCTCTGTCACGCTGGACGCCACGACGCCACACAGCAGGCTGTGCCAGACCGCCCCATGCTCCGT
It encodes:
- the LOC136472489 gene encoding uncharacterized protein; its protein translation is MLLILKVYVKSTFFYSHSTCEPQVSELACSCRRKFPSGSPQGASLVQHSNNLALSRWTPRRHTAGCARPPHAPSRQVLRSALLPPPPPPQPPQRRPGLPQSLRQIIVRHPTGPSMHRDELKQ